A single window of Taeniopygia guttata chromosome 1, bTaeGut7.mat, whole genome shotgun sequence DNA harbors:
- the RPL24 gene encoding large ribosomal subunit protein eL24: MKVELCSFSGYKIYPGHGRRYARTDGKVFQFLNAKCESAFLSKRNPRQINWTVLYRRKHKKGQSEEVQKKRTRRAVKFQRAITGASLAEIMAKRNQKPEVRKAQREQAIRAAKEAKKAKQATKKTAVSAAKAPTKAAPKQKIVKPVKVSAPRVGGKR, from the exons atGAA GGTCGAGCTGTGCAGCTTCAGCGGGTACAAGATCTACCCGGGCCATGGCCGCCGCTACGCCCGCACGGACGGGAAG GTTTTTCAGTTCTTGAATGCAAAATGTGAGTCTGCATTCCTTTCCAAGAGAAACCCTCGTCAGATCAACTGGACTGTTCTGTACAGGCGTAAGCACAAGAAGGGACAGTCA GAAGAGGTCCAGAAGAAGCGCACGCGCCGTGCTGTGAAGTTTCAGAGAGCCATCACTGGCGCCTCTCTCGCTGAGATCATGGCCAAGCGGAACCAGAAGCCCGAAGTACGAAAGGCACAGAGGGAACAAGCTATTAG GGCTGCAAAGGAAGCCAAGAAGGCGAAGCAGGCAACCAAGAAAACAGCTGTTTCTGCTGCAAAG GCCCCTACAAAGGCAGCACCTAAGCAGAAGATAGTGAAACCAGTGAAGGTTTCTGCTCCCCGTGTTGGTGGGAAGCGCTAA